TTCGTCATGGGCGTGTCCTCACAGTTCGATTCCATCGTCCGGGTTCATGGAGACCTGCCGCGCCACCATCCGCATGCGCTGCCGCATGGCGCGGGCCTTTGCGGCGTCGATCTCGGGCTCGTTGTCGTCCAGTAACTCGAACTCCTGTTCGGGCGGCGGCGGCGCGACCACTTCCTCATGCTCGGGCAATTCCGGCTCGCAGCGGATGCCGGCATTGGCGGGATCACCCTCGGCGTCGCTGGCGGTCGCCGTGGCGGCGCGGCTGGCGGGCGCGGCGATCCGGCTCGACCAGTCGTCGGATGACGGATCGGTGGCAGCACGATCGCCTGCCGGATCGGGCGGCGTCAGGATGCGCTCGCGAAACCGCGCGTCCTCGTAATAGCGGGCCTTGGCGGCGCGGATCGGCGGAGTCCCCGCCACCATGACGATCTCGTCGGTCGGCGGAAGCTGCATGATCTCGCCCGGCGTCATCAACGGCCGCGCGGTCTCCTGCCGCGACACCATGAGATGGCCGAGCCAGGGCGCGAGGCGGTGCCCGGCATAGTTGGTGGAATCGCGCAGCTCGGTCGCGGTGCCGAGCGCATCACTCACCCGCTTGGCGGTGCGTTCGTCGTTCGTGGCAAAGCTGACGCGGACGTGGCAGTTGTCGAGGATGGCGTTGTTCGGCCCATAGGCGCGCTCGATCTGATTGAGGCTCTGCGCGATCAGGAAGCCCTTGAGGCCGTAGCCCGCCATGAAGGCCAAGGCGCTTTCGAAGAAATCGAGCCGGCCCAATGCGGGAAACTCGTCCAGCATCAACAGCAGGCGATGGCGCTTGCCGGACGTGTGCAACTCCTCGGTCAGCCGCCGGCCGATCTGGTTGAGGATGAGCCGGATCAGCGGCTTTGTGCGGTTGATGTCGGACGGTGGCACGACGAGGTAGAGCGTGACCGGCTTGCGGCTCCCGACCAGATCGGCGATGCGCCAGTCGCAGCGCGCCGTCACCCGCGCCACGACGGGATCGCGATAGAGGCCGAGAAACGACATGGCGGTGCTGAGCACGCCCGACCGTTCATTCTCGGACTTGTTCAGCAGTTCGCGCGCCGACGAGGCGATGACGGGATGAACGCCGGCTTCGCCCAGGTGCGGCGTGTCCATCATCGCGCGCAACGTCGCCTCGACCGGCCGGCGCGGATCGGACAGGAAGTTGGCGACGCCCGCCAGCGTCTTGTCCTTCTCGGCATAGAGGACGTGCAGGATCGCGCCGACAAGCAGCG
The nucleotide sequence above comes from Paracoccus sp. TOH. Encoded proteins:
- a CDS encoding conjugal transfer protein TraG; translated protein: MRGGRILWGQIAVVFTIVLVMTWAATQWVAFRLGFQPQLGNPWFELAGLPVYHPPAFFWWWFSFDAYAPAIFTEGGIIAVSGGFLAIVAAIFMSIIRAREARNVATYGSARWAEDREIRAAGLLGPDGVVLGRYDRDYLRHDGPEHVLCFAPTRSGKGVGLVVPTLLTWPGSCIVHDIKGENWTLTAGFRAKHGRVLLFDPTNAKSSAYNPLLEVRQGEWEVRDVQNIADILVDPEGSLDKRNHWEKTSHSLLVGAILHVLYAEKDKTLAGVANFLSDPRRPVEATLRAMMDTPHLGEAGVHPVIASSARELLNKSENERSGVLSTAMSFLGLYRDPVVARVTARCDWRIADLVGSRKPVTLYLVVPPSDINRTKPLIRLILNQIGRRLTEELHTSGKRHRLLLMLDEFPALGRLDFFESALAFMAGYGLKGFLIAQSLNQIERAYGPNNAILDNCHVRVSFATNDERTAKRVSDALGTATELRDSTNYAGHRLAPWLGHLMVSRQETARPLMTPGEIMQLPPTDEIVMVAGTPPIRAAKARYYEDARFRERILTPPDPAGDRAATDPSSDDWSSRIAAPASRAATATASDAEGDPANAGIRCEPELPEHEEVVAPPPPEQEFELLDDNEPEIDAAKARAMRQRMRMVARQVSMNPDDGIEL